The following proteins are co-located in the Methanomassiliicoccales archaeon genome:
- a CDS encoding histidinol-phosphate transaminase, with protein MRPRELMRSELSLIDRPAHGGEGWRWGKVEDFSANLNPLGPPEGLQDVVRTASDSLDHYPDDTCAEFKEALASHYSLGTENFLAGAGSSEIIRLFAEVFIEKGDTAVIPHPTFMEYSFACKLMGGKIVPFVLNNGSFYIDVDVLLTTIGSGVKAVYLCTPNNPTGVATRRADILRLSRALEEMGVLLFLDETLLELMPEETDLTCVREVRSHPNLLIIRSLTKSFAVPGLRSGYAVAHEEMISCLETGRQSWNLGTIEQKASAWLVRECQGHVRRAAEILRAEKEKVYAHLRNNLGMELHRPDAFFFFINVGQAGYDGASFRKQMLRHGVLVRDCRSFGSPFESYVRFCVKTPEKDEALIRALDLSLKAKG; from the coding sequence ATGCGCCCTCGGGAGCTGATGCGGAGTGAATTGAGCCTTATCGATCGACCAGCGCATGGAGGTGAGGGCTGGCGCTGGGGCAAGGTTGAGGACTTCTCCGCTAACCTGAACCCCCTGGGGCCACCAGAGGGTTTACAGGATGTCGTAAGGACCGCCTCTGATAGTCTAGATCATTATCCTGACGATACCTGTGCTGAATTCAAGGAAGCCCTGGCCTCACATTATTCTCTGGGCACGGAGAATTTTCTAGCGGGTGCGGGGTCCAGCGAGATCATCAGGCTCTTTGCTGAGGTTTTCATTGAGAAAGGGGATACGGCAGTCATCCCCCACCCTACGTTCATGGAGTATTCCTTCGCCTGCAAGCTGATGGGGGGCAAAATCGTACCTTTCGTATTGAATAATGGTTCATTTTATATTGATGTTGATGTTTTGCTCACAACAATAGGTTCCGGTGTTAAAGCCGTATACCTATGCACCCCTAACAACCCCACGGGGGTGGCTACCCGCCGCGCGGATATCCTCAGGTTATCGAGGGCGTTGGAGGAGATGGGGGTCCTCCTCTTCCTCGATGAGACCTTGTTGGAGTTGATGCCTGAGGAAACAGACCTGACCTGTGTCCGCGAGGTCCGGAGCCACCCCAATCTTCTCATCATACGCTCCTTGACCAAATCCTTCGCCGTGCCAGGTCTTCGCTCTGGCTATGCCGTGGCTCATGAGGAAATGATATCCTGCCTAGAAACAGGCCGACAGAGTTGGAACTTAGGGACCATCGAGCAGAAAGCATCCGCCTGGCTAGTCCGAGAATGTCAAGGCCATGTGCGTCGCGCGGCTGAAATACTCAGAGCAGAAAAGGAGAAGGTGTATGCACACCTGAGAAACAATCTTGGTATGGAATTGCACCGTCCAGATGCCTTCTTCTTCTTTATCAACGTGGGTCAAGCAGGGTATGATGGAGCATCCTTCCGAAAGCAGATGCTGAGGCATGGCGTTTTGGTGAGAGACTGTCGCTCTTTCGGATCCCCCTTCGAGAGCTATGTGCGGTTCTGCGTGAAAACGCCTGAGAAGGATGAGGCGCTGATTCGCGCTCTCGATCTATCATTGAAGGCCAAGGGGTGA
- a CDS encoding ABC transporter ATP-binding protein, protein MPDEGLIIRIEGIEFRYDASNTLNGVTFQARPGEFLGLIGPNGSGKTTLLRCINGLLKPQKGVIFLDGRQVSKMRLEEIALVCAGVPTDIPDDFNISVEEYVFLGRYPHIKNIWWEEKRDEEQVEKAIECFELEHLRRRKLFEVSSGEKERVLLAKAVVQEPRVMLVDEPSAHLDLKFKLEVMERLHELSRRGITVIVASHDINLLIKYCDRVIIMKKGSIVTCGDPHEVMTEELIRDVYEVEAAVMRVDGEIYAVPKRPVKGGDGCALGS, encoded by the coding sequence ATGCCGGATGAAGGCCTCATCATAAGGATCGAGGGCATCGAATTCAGATACGATGCGTCCAACACTTTGAACGGGGTGACTTTTCAGGCGCGACCGGGAGAATTCCTGGGCCTCATTGGCCCGAATGGGTCAGGGAAGACGACCTTGCTGCGCTGTATAAATGGCTTGCTTAAACCTCAGAAAGGCGTGATATTCTTGGATGGTAGGCAGGTCAGCAAGATGAGGCTAGAGGAGATAGCCTTGGTATGTGCTGGCGTCCCTACCGACATCCCTGATGATTTCAACATCTCAGTGGAAGAATATGTCTTCCTTGGTCGCTACCCTCACATCAAGAACATATGGTGGGAGGAGAAAAGGGACGAGGAGCAGGTGGAGAAGGCCATCGAATGCTTTGAGCTGGAGCATCTGAGGCGGCGTAAACTTTTCGAGGTCAGTAGCGGGGAAAAAGAGCGCGTGCTCTTGGCCAAGGCTGTGGTCCAAGAGCCCAGGGTGATGCTGGTGGACGAGCCCTCGGCCCATCTGGACCTCAAGTTCAAGCTGGAGGTCATGGAGCGATTGCATGAACTGTCCCGGCGTGGAATCACCGTCATCGTAGCTTCTCACGACATCAATCTGTTGATAAAATACTGCGACAGGGTGATTATAATGAAGAAGGGGAGCATCGTCACCTGTGGCGATCCACATGAGGTGATGACGGAAGAGCTCATCAGGGATGTGTACGAGGTGGAGGCAGCGGTGATGCGCGTCGATGGGGAAATCTACGCTGTCCCGAAAAGGCCGGTGAAGGGAGGAGATGGATGCGCCCTCGGGAGCTGA
- a CDS encoding iron ABC transporter permease, which translates to MMEGSATQRARRRLGLILIAGSVSLFALVIVYVSLGQVKLNFLESMSALIGYISKFGQPTSSLTKAEMIVGHIRLPRSIAVIGVGIGLAIAGAIMQAMIRNPLVDPYITGVSSGAAVGATLAMLFGITAVGLLAFAIPVAAFLGALMAFAFTMTLAEASGGRALNYVLAGVVTGTALASLVTLILSMSPDRLHGPIFWMWGSFNGVDWTQSILIIIPTMVMTAIALLYARELNVVLLGHEQAYQLGIDSQRFRRWMMVISCMLTAVAVAFVGIIGFLGLIVPHISRIIVGGDHRLLLPASIIIGANVLLLADIVSRTVMAAELPVGAIISLIGAPFFGYLLVRRGREYAG; encoded by the coding sequence ATGATGGAGGGTTCCGCCACACAAAGGGCGAGAAGGAGACTGGGTCTGATATTGATCGCAGGCTCAGTCTCACTCTTCGCTCTTGTGATAGTCTACGTCTCGCTGGGGCAGGTCAAATTAAACTTCCTGGAGTCCATGAGTGCTCTGATCGGCTACATCTCCAAATTCGGACAGCCCACCTCCAGCCTGACCAAGGCGGAGATGATAGTGGGCCATATCCGCCTGCCTAGGTCTATCGCAGTGATAGGCGTGGGAATCGGTTTGGCCATTGCTGGAGCCATCATGCAGGCCATGATCCGCAACCCTCTGGTGGATCCTTATATAACTGGCGTATCCTCCGGTGCGGCGGTGGGAGCCACCTTGGCCATGCTATTCGGCATCACGGCCGTGGGATTGCTCGCCTTCGCCATTCCCGTCGCCGCCTTCCTCGGTGCCCTGATGGCCTTCGCCTTCACCATGACTTTGGCCGAAGCTTCGGGCGGAAGGGCCCTCAATTATGTTCTGGCAGGTGTGGTCACCGGCACGGCCCTGGCTTCCTTGGTCACGCTCATCCTCTCCATGTCCCCAGATAGGCTTCATGGTCCGATATTCTGGATGTGGGGGTCGTTCAACGGAGTCGATTGGACTCAATCCATTTTGATCATAATACCCACCATGGTCATGACGGCCATCGCTCTACTTTACGCAAGGGAACTGAATGTGGTGCTGTTAGGGCATGAGCAGGCCTATCAACTAGGCATCGATTCGCAGCGCTTTCGGCGCTGGATGATGGTGATCTCCTGCATGCTCACGGCGGTAGCAGTGGCCTTCGTGGGCATCATTGGCTTCTTGGGACTGATAGTGCCTCACATATCTCGCATAATTGTAGGGGGGGATCATCGCCTCCTTCTACCTGCTTCCATCATCATCGGCGCGAACGTTCTCCTGCTGGCAGATATAGTTTCTCGCACGGTAATGGCAGCGGAATTGCCCGTGGGCGCGATAATCTCACTCATAGGTGCCCCGTTCTTCGGGTATCTTTTAGTGAGAAGGGGGCGAGAGTATGCCGGATGA
- a CDS encoding ABC transporter substrate-binding protein → MKLDKRKKIVVALIVVILVSIPLIAFLALNQLKNEGPEGLISADALGRTVTVDSYSRIVSCAPDITELVCAMGKGANLVGVTTYCDYPQEVVDRKSAGTLVEIGGYWTPSLESIVEAEPTLILISSGVQAHTDLLPQMESLNLTVVALYPGKNMTEVAQNIRLMGIMFRDEQKAEEILSEMEEILANIRAITTVQPVKPKVLFALWLDPVYTTGGSTYVDEIISMAGGRNVFGDLNGWPQPSMEQIIEASPDVIIVSGTMMMQTPQQIIEGLENDSFWSTIPAVQNHRVYVVVNQAENTFLRQGVRMVEATQLLAEILYPDEFDVQVPNVIGNEYHEYLKDMTGLGKALVLRHVISSGGA, encoded by the coding sequence ATGAAACTCGATAAGCGTAAGAAGATTGTGGTGGCCTTGATAGTGGTGATCTTAGTATCAATTCCTCTGATCGCCTTCTTGGCACTCAACCAGCTTAAAAACGAAGGCCCAGAAGGCCTGATATCAGCGGACGCTTTGGGGCGGACAGTAACTGTGGACTCGTATTCTAGGATAGTTTCCTGCGCACCTGACATAACCGAACTGGTATGTGCCATGGGCAAAGGGGCCAATCTGGTAGGGGTGACTACCTATTGCGATTATCCCCAGGAAGTGGTGGATCGCAAGAGTGCTGGCACCCTAGTTGAGATCGGAGGCTATTGGACGCCTTCGCTAGAGAGCATCGTAGAAGCTGAGCCCACTCTTATTCTGATAAGCTCAGGTGTACAAGCTCATACAGATCTCTTGCCTCAGATGGAGAGTCTCAACCTCACGGTGGTGGCATTGTACCCTGGCAAGAACATGACCGAAGTGGCACAGAACATCAGGTTGATGGGAATCATGTTCAGGGATGAACAGAAGGCCGAGGAGATTTTGAGCGAGATGGAAGAGATTTTGGCCAACATCAGGGCAATAACCACCGTGCAGCCGGTGAAGCCTAAGGTCCTGTTCGCTCTCTGGCTGGATCCTGTGTATACCACTGGTGGATCCACCTACGTGGACGAAATCATATCCATGGCCGGCGGAAGGAACGTATTTGGTGATTTGAATGGATGGCCACAGCCCTCCATGGAGCAGATAATCGAAGCCTCGCCTGATGTGATAATAGTCTCTGGCACCATGATGATGCAGACCCCGCAACAGATAATCGAAGGGCTGGAGAACGACAGCTTCTGGAGCACGATACCGGCGGTACAGAATCATCGAGTCTATGTGGTGGTCAATCAAGCGGAGAACACCTTCCTGCGCCAGGGAGTAAGGATGGTAGAGGCCACCCAGCTGCTTGCAGAGATTCTCTACCCTGACGAATTCGACGTTCAAGTCCCGAACGTTATTGGGAACGAGTATCATGAATATCTGAAGGACATGACGGGTCTGGGGAAGGCGCTGGTATTAAGACACGTCATCTCATCAGGAGGCGCCTGA